One window from the genome of Lutra lutra chromosome X, mLutLut1.2, whole genome shotgun sequence encodes:
- the PABPC1L2B gene encoding polyadenylate-binding protein 1-like 2 has translation MASLYVGDLHPEVTEAMLYEKFSPAGPILSIRICRDKITRRSLGYAYVNYQQPVDAKRALETLNFDVIKGRPVRIMWSQRDPSLRKSGVGNVFIKNLGKTIDNKALYNIFSAFGNILSCKVACDEKGPKGYGFVHFQKQESAERAIDAMNGMFLNYRKIFVGRFKSHKEREAERGAWARQSTSADVKDFEEDTDEEATLR, from the coding sequence ATGGCCTCGCTGTACGTGGGCGACCTGCACCCTGAAGTGACAGAGGCAATGCTGTACGAGAAGTTCAGCCCGGCCGGGCCCATCCTCTCCATCCGCATTTGCAGGGACAAGATCACCCGCCGCTCTCTGGGCTACGCGTACGTCAACTACCAGCAACCGGTGGACGCGAAGCGGGCCCTGGAAACCCTGAACTTTGATGTCATTAAGGGCAGGCCGGTGCGCATCATGTGGTCCCAGCGGGACCCCTCGCTCCGCAAGAGTGGGGTGGGCAACGTCTTTATCAAGAACCTGGGCAAGACCATCGACAACAAGGCTCTGTACAACATCTTCTCGGCGTTCGGCAACATCCTGTCCTGCAAAGTGGCCTGCGACGAAAAGGGGCCCAAGGGCTACGGGTTTGTGCACTTCCAGAAGCAGGAGTCCGCAGAGCGCGCCATTGATGCGATGAATGGCATGTTCCTGAACTACCGCAAAATTTTCGTTGGGAGATTCAAGTCGCATAAGGAACGAGAGGCCGAAAGGGGGGCCTGGGCCAGGCAGTCCACCAGTGCTGACGTCAAGGATTTCGAGGAAGACACCGATGAGGAGGCCACCTTGCGATGA